The genomic stretch GGCAGCGGAGCCGCCGCTTGCGGAACAGGCTGCGGTACTGGTGCCTCCGTGCGCACTGGTTCAGGTGCAGCTGTTGCCGCTGGTGCCGTTTCAGGCTCAGACTCACCAATTCCACCTGTCAGCTTGTTGATCATATCTATGGCAAATGACACAGGAATCATCTGCATGATGTGCGAATCGATCAGATCGCCCACGATCAGTCGGAAGGAAATCTTGATCAGCACCTCATCATTTGGGAACAGAGTCATCGATTGTCTTTTGTCAAAATCCATCACATCGACATCGGGCGGTGTAATGTTGACCATCATGTTGAAAATCGTTGACATGGATGTGGACGCAGATCCCATCATTTGATTCATCGCTTCTGCAACGGCCGACAAGTGCAATTCATTCAGTTCAGCAGGTGCTGACTTCCCGTCTCCACCCATCATCAAGTCGGCGATCACCTGCGCATCTTCCACGCGAATCGCCAAGACGTTTGCACCAACAAATCCGTCCGTATAGCTCACTTTAATCGCAACGTGCGGCAGCGGGAAATCGTGATTCAACTGATCGCGTGCGACAACAGATACCTTCGGAGTTGTGATGTCCACCTTTTGACGCAGTAAGGTAGATAGTGCAGTCGCCGCAGTGCCAAACGAAATATTCCCGACTTCTCCTAATGCATCCACTTCAAAGTCCGACAGGAAATCAGCTACTTTCAATTCGCTTGAACCCTCGCTGTCCCCATCACTTTGTTTTAGGAGGGCATCGATTTCCTGCTGTGACAAAACTTCTCTATTCATCAGCGCCCACTCCTTCATCATCTTCTAATGCTTGCGAAATTTGCACGGCCACTTTTCCGCGAGCCGTGCCCGGCTGTCCGTAAAACTTGACTCGGCTACCGATGCGAAGCTGAATCTTGGCATTGACATCCTGATGCAAGGCGATTACATCGCCTACACCAAGCGAGAGAAATTCACCGACGGAGATCGTAGAATGGCCAAGTTCTGCGAGCATTGGCACTTGAGTGTTGCCGAGGCTCTGACGGATGGCTTCCCAATCTTCACTGTAATCTTTGGAGCTTTTCATGCTACCCATCATATAGTGGGCAGAAAGCTTAGGAATGATCGGCTCCAAAACCACATGCGGCATACAGATGTTGATCATTCCCGTCGTCTCTCCGATCTTCGTCGATAAGGAGACGACTGCAACCGTTTCATTTGGTGAGACGAGCTGTAGGAATTGTGGGTTGACCTCCAAATGATCAACGTCAGTATCAAGGTCAACGACCGCCTTCCAAGCTTCTTGGAAGTTATCCAGCGCCCGACCAAACACGCGCTCCATGATCGTCATTTCAATCTCGGTTAGGTCGCGAAGTTCATCAGTCCCTTGTCCAGGGCCGCCAAGCAATCGGTCGAGCATCGCGTAGGCGATGTTCGGGTTGACTTCCATGACGAATTTTCCTTCTAATGGCGCGCAGTTAAACACATTCAAAATCGTCATTTTAGAGATGGACCTAATAAACTCTTCATAAGGCAATTGATCGACAGAAACGACAGAAATCTGAACAAACGTGCGGAGTTGAGCCGAAAAATACGTTGTCAGCAAACGTGCGAAATTCTCAAAGATCCGAGTGATGCTTCGAATATGGTCTTTCGAGAATCTCATCGCACGTTTAAAGTCGTATACTTTGATCTTGCGGTCCGTGTCTTCTTTACGAATCTCTTCCGCTGTTAATTCGCCCGACGAGAGCGCCGATAACAGCGCATCAATCTCACTTTGCGACAAGACCTCAGCCATCTGTCATCACCTCCTTTATGTACCGGTTGGCCTATTGCACGACGATGTCGGAGATGTAGATGTTTGTGACTTTACCCTCGATCATCACTTTGTTCATTTCGTTAATGAGGCGGACTTTCAAAAGCTGATAGCCCTCTGGCTTCTCAATGTCGGCCTGTGTTGTCGTATGCAAGACGGTGTTGATAATATCTTTGATCTGCGCTTTGCGCTCTTCTAACTCACGCATCGCATCCACGCTTTCACCTTGCACGGAAAATGTAGCCTGTATCAGCGCGCTTCCAGCCAAGTTTGTAGTCATCTTCCCAAATTCAAACTGGCTTAGTTTTAATTCTTTCGCAGTCGGTACTTTTTCTTCCTGCTGACCTGATGCCGGAACGATCACCGTTTTGAAAACGACGACCCCGACGATTCCAAGCAATGCCACGGCAATGACCACAATAAGTACGATATTGAGCATCTTATTACGAAACATCGGTTCCCTCCGCGTTCAATTGCCGGGCTTGTACAGAGACAAGCCCGACTTTTCGGTAGAATGATTCGATCATGTCAAGCACTTCTGAGACAGTTTCAGTCACGATGAACTTTTTTCCGGTGATCAGCGTGATCACCGTATCCGGTGTAGCTTCCACCGTTTCAACCAGCGTTGCATTGAGAAAGACTGTGGAACGGTTAAACCTCGTCACTCGGATCATAAGCTCACCTCACCCCTCTAATTAACGCTTGAGATTGACAATTTCCTGCAGGATTTCGTCTGCCGTCGTGATCGTTCGAGAGTTGGCTTGGAAGCCGCGTTGTGCCACGATCATTTCCGTAAATTCGTTCGTGAGGTCTACGTTGGACATTTCAAGGGAACCTACCAGCAAAACCCCTGTGCCCGTTGCGGTGTCGCCAGGCGATGCGATAATTGCTTCACCGGAGTTCGGAGAGCTTCTAAACATGGACCCCCCTACTTTTTCGAGACCTGCCGGGTTGGCAAACTTCGCCAGTCCGATCGGACCGAATGTGGTCGTCCCACCTTCACCATCAACGACAGTCAAGATGCCTTTCGAGTCGAACGAGAAGGATTTGACAGCCGACATATCATCAAGAACGATCGGGGCACCGGCGCTGTCCACCACTTTCCAGCCATCTGCCGTCACCAGGTTACCTGTTTCGTCAAAATAGAAATTACCGGAACGGGTGTAGAACACCTCATCATTTTCGTTAACCACGGTGAAGAATCCTTCGCCTTGGATCGCAAAGTCCAGCGGACGGTTCGTAACTTGAGGTGCCCCGTTGTTCATGATCGTATCGATGGCAGAGATCGTCGATCCCAAACCGATTTGCTGCGGGTTGGTACCACCAAACGGATCGACCGGTGCGCCTGCCCCTTGCAGGGTTTGGCTCATGATATCCTTAAACATCACGCGGCCCGCTTTAAATCCAACGGTGTTAACGTTGGCAACGTTATTACCAATAACGTCAAGTTTGATCTGAAAGCCTCTCATCCCGGAAATACCGGAATACATGGAACGAAGCATTGAAGTTCCCTCCTTTAGTTGTGAGCCGCATCAGTCGGTCAACGGCTTCTGGGCATCCACATGGTGGTCCTGCCCTACGCAAATACTGCGCTGTCAATTTTTGTGAAAACATGATCGTTCATATGTGCAGAATCGACAGCAGTGATCACTGTGCGGTTTTTCACCGAGATCACGAAGGCGGTGTCTTTATACACGACCAGTGATTCGCGCCCGCCTTTAGCTGCCACTTTGTCGATCGCATTTCCCAGTCGATTGAGATCATCCTGTGTCAAGGAGATGTTCCGCAGACGCAGACGCTCAAGTGCATGTCCGGAAAATGTGACCCTTTGCTGCTTGGCGAGTACCTTGTTCAATTCTTCCTGAAAGGAAGTTCCCCCTGTATGACCCGGCCCTGTAGTTCGCGGGGCGATCTCTCGTTTCGGAGTGATCGGTAGCGACAAAGGCCGCAGGAGCCAATCTTGGCTCACATTCCCCACCCCCTGCTCGAAGGTTATTTCGCTTTCACCGTCTCGATCGCGTTAAGATCAACCAGTTCCTGGCCTACTTGTACGGCGACGATGCCACCCACAGTTCGTACCGCTGTCACTTCCCCTGTGACAGTCTCCCCTTTGGCGTTGTAGTACGTGACAACGTTGCCGAGCAATTGCGCCCCAAGAGTCATTGCGCTCATTTGCGCGACTTGTTGATTGATAATGGCTACTTTGTTCATTTGCTCAAGCGAAGAGAATTGTGCCATCTGGGCAATAAACTCCCTGTCTTGCAAAGGCTGTGTTGGATCTTGGTTCGCTAGTTGTGTGACAAGTATTTTCAAAAATGCATCCCGATCGAGTTCGCGTTTTGGGGCTGCTTCCGTGCGCGATTCATAACGATGCGAGTTGTCAATGAGGACAGTATTGGCCATGATTCTCACTCCTTTTACGCTGTGACATCGATGCTCTCCCCGGTCAAATGCTCACCGTCCGGCAACGTCTCCCCATCTGGTAAATTAAACGTGTCCACCGGGACTTGGCGAGACTGTTCGCCTTGCTGTTGCTCACGTGCCTGCTGACCCGAACCGCGTTGATCCGGCATACCAGAACCTAGGCCGGTGCTGTTCTGGGAGGAAGTTTGCACTTCAATGCGGTCGTACTGGATTCCTTGCGCCTGCAATTGAAGTTTCAATCCAGTAATCGCCGCGTCGAGCATGCCTTTCGAGGCGGATGAGTCCGCGATCAATTGTACCGATATCTGTTTGTTAATCGCTTGGATGCGAACTTCCACTTCTCCTAGACCTTGAGGTTCTAGAATAATACGGAATTCATGACGGCCTGGAGCTTCGATCAGCGTAGCACGCTTGATGATCGTCTCAGAAAACTCCGATCGAAATTGATCGGCACGCATCGTGACGACTGGCTCCAGCTGCAGGTTGCGCGACGGGAGTTGCAAATGCGATTGATTCGCTACGATCCCCGCGGCTGGCGAATCTGTTTGCTGCGTTTGCCCCTCTGAACCGGACTTCACGAGTTCAGCGGTTGCGCCGCTCGTTTCGGCTGTCAGATTGGCAGCCGCGACAACGCCCCCCGGTTTGATCGATTCGGAAGTGAACGCCGTACGATCTGTTGCTTGAAGCGCATGTGTCGAGATCGTCGCCTGCAATTTGCCAAAGAGACTGTTGGCCTTGAGCAGTAATGCAGAATCAGTCTGGGATTTACTGTCCGAAACAGTATGACCTTCTTGATCCGAGTCCGCTTGTATCGACTTCATCAGCGATTGGAACAACGCGGTCGTTTGCGACTCCTGTACAAGCAACTGTGGCTGTGCGGAGAGCGCATGCACCATCTGGGTCAGAGCGGATCCGAACTCTGCAAGCAATTGCGAGTGCGATTTTAACGTTTCGATCGGATTTCCATTCGGCTGACTGTTGAGGACAGTCAAAAGCTCAGAAGAGGCTCCGAATTTCTGTAGCACTTGAGCCAATTCGGCGTTTGAAAGCGGTAGATCTTTCAACAAAAGTGCTACATTTCTTTCACCAGCTTGTCCAATCAAAGCAAGGCCTTGCCCTTCATCCATCGCTTGGAGTTCCGATTGTTGTAAGACGAGTTGCGGAGATAATCCTCCAGCCATTGCTGCCAAAGCGGTTAGCAATTGATCTTGATCAGGTGAACTCTTATCTGCTGTCTGCTTCGACAACCCCGCCGCTTGTAGGAGCATCCCGAATCCGCCACGTGCTTCTGACTTGCCTGATGCTGTGCCAGTTTTCCCTGTTGCCCCAGTAGATTGGGTCACTGCGGCGTTTCCAATTGCCAGTTTCATTTGTATCACCTCCTTTCGCAGTTAGCGGCTCATGATTTTAGCCGCAATCGCTGGTTCCATCTGTTCCAAAATCGCTGCCTGCGCGCTTGAGCTCATCTTGCTCAACAGTTGCTTGGCTTCGGTTACTGACAGTTGGCTTAGCACCAGTGCTGCTTTGGAAGGCTTCATATCAGCGTATACTTCCGCTTGCGCCAAAATTGGGTCTTTTTGAGTTTTGTCCGTCTTCGTTTCAAATTCGGCAAGTTTCGCTTTCAAACGCGCGATCTCGCCGTCTTTTTTCTTCAGGTCGGACTCGGTTTGCTGTTTTTCGCTCTCAAGCGCAGTCACCTTGTCTTGCAGCTCTTGGATTCGCTTTTGCTTTTCTGCATCGGCCGACGGTTGCCCAGTTACCGTCTCCTCTTCTTCTGGAAGGAAACTTGAAACAACCGGAATCTCTCGAGCAGCATTAGCAATCTTACCAGTTACATCAAATCCAAGAAATTGAAGAATGATCCCGGACAAAAGAGCGGTAAACAGAAGCGGAAGGATAATGATGTAAAACAACCACTCCATTTTGCTGTAGCGATGTTCCGCTTCCATGCTTCCCTCTTCACCTCCCTTTACGGCTTCTCAGTGCCGCAGCCGCTTCGTCCAGCGCTTCCTGCGCCTGCTTCTCCAGATGTGTTCGAACTTCCACACTGCGCTTTTCTTGCAGTTTCGACCATATCTGTTCATCAAGGAAGCGACCTTTCAGCATTTCATGCTTGTCCTCGCATTCCACCTTTTGCATTGCGATCACTTCGGCTTGTTGCAACATCTGACGTTGCTGAGCATTGAGATACACAATCCAAGAATGCAAATGCTGTGTAGAGATCCGCTCTTCGGTCGCCTGATGCAGTTCCGCTTTTGCCGCATCATGCTGATCAGCCAGTGTATACAACTTGTTATACTCCGCATCGAGTTTCCGCTTCGACTCGGCATATTCCCAAGTCGCCTGCTGAGTAATGCGATTTTTCAATGTTGTGATCTTTTGCAAAGAAGCCAAGGAGATCGTCATACTTCGATCCCTCCGAACTCTTCGATGAGTGCTGCCCTAGCGCTGTCCAAATCGCTGTGCTCATGCACATCCTGTGCTGTGAAGCGCTGAATGGCAGGATGATGCAAAATCGCTTTGTCGATCTGCATGTTGTTACCGCGCTGATAGGCGCCGATGTTGATCAAGTCTTCCGAATCCTTATAGATCGAGCTCAACTTTTTGACGGTAGCAGCTGCGCGTTTATGCTCAGGCAGTACCAGATCGTTCATCACGCGAGAAACGCTCGCCAGCACATCGATCGCTGGAAAGTGACCCCGATTGGCGATCTGACGGGAGAGGACGATATGACCGTCAAGAATGCCCCGTGCCGCATCGGCAATCGGTTCATTCATGTCATCACCGTCAACTAACACCGTATAAAAAGCGGTGATCGTCCCCAATTCGCCGGTACCCGCTCGCTCTAAAAGCTTTGGGAGCATGGCGAATACTGACGGGGTATAGCCACGCGTAGTCGGAGGCTCACCAACGGCGAGACCTACCTCGCGCTGAGCCATTGCAAATCGGGTAACCGAGTCCATCATCAGCACGACATCCTGCCCCTGATCGCGAAAATATTCGGCGATAGCAGTTGCGACAAGAGCGCCTTTGATTCGCACCAAGGGGGGCTGATCGGAGGTAGCCACGATCACGACGGAGCGGGCCAAACCTTCCGGTCCCAAGTCCTTCTCAATAAACTCGCGAACTTCGCGACCCCGCTCACCGATCAGTGCGATCACGTTGATATCGGCAGCCGTGTTGCGGGCGATCATCCCAAGCAGGGTACTCTTGCCAACGCCTGACCCAGCGAATAGTCCGACCCGTTGACCACGGCCCACGGTGAGCAAAGCGTCGATACAGCGAACGCCAACTGATAGCGTCTCGTCGATCCGCTTACGACTTAATGGATTGGGTGGTTGACGTGTAGCGGTGTAGGTCTGCGGGCTGTCTAACGGCCCTTTTCCATCGATCGGCTGACCAAGCCCGTCAAGTATGCGTCCAAGCAGATGCGGTCCGACAGGAATCTCAAGTGAACTGCCAGTCGCTAGAACGTCATGACCTGGACCGATCGAACCTAAATCGGAAAATGGCATTAAGAGCACGTTGTTTTCGCGAAAACCCACCACTTCTGCAAACATCGGCTCATTTCCCGGCGATTCGATTTGGCACACATCGCCGATCGTCGCAGCTGGTCCCCTCGACTCGATCGTGAGACCTATGACTTTTGTCACCTTGCCATTAATTTTCATTGTCCGCGTACGGCTCAGCCGACTGAGATACTTTTCGAGATTCACATGCCCGCTCATGGTTCAAGGCTCGCAGCGACTTCCTGCAACGCCTTTCTCACCTCTTCCAATTGGGTGTCAATCCTTGCATCGATGTTGCCAAAAGACGTGCAGACGACACAGCCTCCAGCCTCCACGCTATGATCTTTGATGATCAAAAGCTCAGCCTGTCCCGGCACATCTTTGCGAAGCCGCTCACGGTTCTGCTGGACAACCGCATGATCATCCGGATGGACTCGCACTTCAACTTTGCCGCTATCGTGCATCTCATCTAACGCGGCCTGTACGACCTCGACAACAAATGAGCGGTCAACCGAGCTCTCGCGAATCATGATCTTCTTGGCCACTTCCAACGCCAAGTCAACAATCATCGGTTCCGCTTGCGCAAAGTAGCGGCGGCGTTCCTCCACTGCAGACTGGTATTGTTCATCCGCTGCCTGCAGCATTTCGACACACTCCGCTTGTGCTTGCTCCATGCCAAGCGCTATACCTTCCTGACGGCCCTGTTCCTTCGCTGCTTCCACTTCCGCTTGCAACAGAGACTGCACACGCTCACGCTCACGTTCCAGCATTCCTGAAACCTCTTCCTCTGCATGTGCGACATGCTTGCGGGCAGTAGCTTGCGCGTCAGCCAATATGGCGTTTGCCTCCTGCTGAGCAGCAAGTATCGCCTGTTCGAACTCGGCTTGCCCCGGATTTTCTGATCGCGGGAACACGACCGGCTCGACTTGGATCTGATAGGCTTGCTGAGCGAGCGACGTCTGCTGTGCTTTGAGCAACTTAGACAATGATATCGTCTCCTCCGCCGCGGGCGATCACGATCTCGCCACTCTCTTCCAGTCGGCGGATGATGCCCACAATCCGTTGTTGTGCTTCTTCGACATCGCGCAGACGCACAGGTCCCATGAACTCCATATCTTGTTTGAACGTTTCGACCATTCGCTTCGACATGTTGCGGAAAATAACTTCTTGCACCTCTTCGCTGGATACTTTGAGTGCCAGCGCCAGATCGTTCGTGTCCACATCGCGGATGACACGCTGGATCGAACGGTTGTCGATGGACACGATATCTTCGAAGACGAACATACGTTTTTTAATCTCCTCAGCCAGTTCTGGATCTTGCAGTTCCAGCGATTCGAGAATCGTTTTCTCCGTAGCACGATCAACACCGTTGAGCACTTGTACAATCGCGTCGATGCCGCCTCCGGTGGAGAAATCGTGCAGCGTCATTTGGGACAACTTATTCTCCAACACACGCTCAACTTGGTTGATCACTTCTGGCGAGGTGCGGTCCATAATCGCGATCCGGCGTGCGATGTCCGCTTGACGCTCTTGCGGCAAGGCGGAGAGAATCATCGCAGCCTGCTGGGCATCTAAGTAGGAGAGCACAAGTGCAATCGTTTGCGGATGCTCATTTTGGATAAAGTTTAAGATTTGATTTGGATCCGTTTTCCGGGCAAAGTCGAAGGGACGAACTTGCAACGATGCGGTCAAACGGTTGATAATATCGATCGCCTTTTGCGAGCCGAGCGCCTTTTCTAGCACGTCTTTGGCGTACTCGATCCCGCCCTGTGAGATGTACTCTTGCGCTTGCGCAATCGAGTGGAACTCATCAAGCACATCTTCTTTTTGTTCGTATTCAATTTTACGCACATTCGCGATCTCAAGAGTCAACTGTTCGATCTCATCTTCACGCAGATGCTTGAACACCTTCGATGCGATTTCCGGTCCAAGAGAGACAAGCAGAACGGCCGCCTTTTGACGCCCGGTAAGTTTTTGTTGCATGCGCGCCACTAGCAGTCACTCCTACTCTTCTACCAACCAAGTACGCAACAGGTTGACAAATTCTTCCGGTTTTTGGTTTGCAAGTTTTTCGAGTTGCTTTTTCATCTTTTGCGATTCCGATTCTTCCATCGCCACCGCAATCTCTTTCGCTGCCGGGACTTCGAGCACCGGTACGTCCGTTTGCTTACGTCGTCTGGTCAGCACATAAGCGCCGCCTCCAAGCAGTACGAGAGCTGCTGCCATCGCCCCTAAGAACCATGGCTCTTTATAGAAGTTTTGCGATTCGAACGGGTTGGCTGGAGCAACAAATTGTTGTGCGGTTACGGTGATCACATCATTTGCCGTGCCGTCATTTTTGTTACCGATCGCAGTGGAGACGAAGTTGGTGATCTCGTCTTTTTGGGCCTGAGTCAGGTCTTTATCGTTCAACAGGACCGATACGGTATATTGCTTCACGCGGTACATCGAAGTTTTTCCGTTTTCGGTGTAGGTGTTCCACTCATAGTTCGTCGTGTTATCTTTTTTCGAAGAGGACGATGTTCCTTGCTCAGCAGCTGGGTATTGTTGCTGGTTGTTGTTGTTTTGCTGTTGGCCAGCAGCACCGCCGCCTTGTGTACCTTCTGTCTGTTCAGTGTTTTCTCGTTGGGAGATCACACCACCCGTCGTGGAACCATCGATCGGCGGTGTCAGCTTTTTGTCTGTCCAATTGCGTTGGTCGAAATCAACATCTGCATGAACAACGACAGCAACATTGTTGAGACCGACAATCCGCTCAAGTGCGTTACGAATCTTTTTAGTAGTTTCTTGTTCAACTTGAATTTGGATCTGCTGTTGCTTGGTCAGCTGCGAGTTCGTTCCGCCCACAGTCAGCGCCTCACCAGCATCATCGACAAGACGTGTGCCGTTTTGATCGACGATGGCTACATTTTGCGGAAGCAGACCTTGTACCGAATGCGAGACCAATTGTTGAATCCCGCCAATTTGATCGGTGTTCAATTGTACTCCGGGTGCCAGCGACAACATGACAGAAGCCTTTGCATCCTGCTGTGCTTGGGAAACGAAGAACTTCTCTTGCGCTTGAACAACGCTGACCTTTGCCTCCTGTACTCCCTTGATCGTCCGAATCGCATTGGCGATATTTCCTTCAATCGCCTGCTGGTAGCGGACATTGAACTCCTTTTCGGTCATGCCAAGATCGGTCTTGTCAAAAACGGAGTAACCTAGCGTCCCAGTGGATGGGAGACCTTCCATAGCGAGCTTCATCGTCGCTTCATGCTGGTACTGTTCAGGCACAGAGATCGAATCGGAACCGACTTTGATCGGGATGTTCAATTCCTCGAGTTTTTGCGACAATTCACCCAAACTCGCAGGCGATTGATTCGCGAAAACCACTACATAATTCGGGCGAAAAGCGAACCAAGAGAGAAGGGAGACTGTGAGTACAAAGAAGACGCCAACAAGGATCAAGTTCCGGCGCTGTCTTTTCTCAAGCTGCTTCCAATATCCTGTAAGTTTTTCGAATAATTGCTTAAGCTGCTGGTTCACAATTTCACCTCGTCGTCACTTCTTACTCCCCCACACGTGCTTCACGCAATCCCTTAAACTTGCATGCGCATGACCTCTTGGTATGCCTCCATCGCTTTGTTTCGTATTTGAACCATCAATTGAAAGGAAATTGACGCTTTTTCCGCAGCGATCATCACAGTATGCAAATCGGGAGCTTGACCGCTTGCCAGCGCTTCAGTCAACACATCCGCATGA from Tumebacillus algifaecis encodes the following:
- the fliY gene encoding flagellar motor switch phosphatase FliY is translated as MNREVLSQQEIDALLKQSDGDSEGSSELKVADFLSDFEVDALGEVGNISFGTAATALSTLLRQKVDITTPKVSVVARDQLNHDFPLPHVAIKVSYTDGFVGANVLAIRVEDAQVIADLMMGGDGKSAPAELNELHLSAVAEAMNQMMGSASTSMSTIFNMMVNITPPDVDVMDFDKRQSMTLFPNDEVLIKISFRLIVGDLIDSHIMQMIPVSFAIDMINKLTGGIGESEPETAPAATAAPEPVRTEAPVPQPVPQAAAPLPEAAPVHPVHPPQQPMYEQPATGYPQQPMYAEHPQAPYTPQQHPSYGYPPNYPPHGYTHAETAATHAPQRMQPSVNIQPVQFASFDANEGAGGQHSNLDLLLDVPLSITVELGRTKKLIKDILELVPGSIVQLDKLAGDPVDIMVNNKLVAKGEVVVIDENFGVRVTDIISPSERVRKLQ
- the fliM gene encoding flagellar motor switch protein FliM, whose amino-acid sequence is MAEVLSQSEIDALLSALSSGELTAEEIRKEDTDRKIKVYDFKRAMRFSKDHIRSITRIFENFARLLTTYFSAQLRTFVQISVVSVDQLPYEEFIRSISKMTILNVFNCAPLEGKFVMEVNPNIAYAMLDRLLGGPGQGTDELRDLTEIEMTIMERVFGRALDNFQEAWKAVVDLDTDVDHLEVNPQFLQLVSPNETVAVVSLSTKIGETTGMINICMPHVVLEPIIPKLSAHYMMGSMKSSKDYSEDWEAIRQSLGNTQVPMLAELGHSTISVGEFLSLGVGDVIALHQDVNAKIQLRIGSRVKFYGQPGTARGKVAVQISQALEDDEGVGADE
- a CDS encoding flagellar basal body-associated FliL family protein, whose translation is MFRNKMLNIVLIVVIAVALLGIVGVVVFKTVIVPASGQQEEKVPTAKELKLSQFEFGKMTTNLAGSALIQATFSVQGESVDAMRELEERKAQIKDIINTVLHTTTQADIEKPEGYQLLKVRLINEMNKVMIEGKVTNIYISDIVVQ
- a CDS encoding flagellar FlbD family protein, whose protein sequence is MIRVTRFNRSTVFLNATLVETVEATPDTVITLITGKKFIVTETVSEVLDMIESFYRKVGLVSVQARQLNAEGTDVS
- the flgG gene encoding flagellar basal body rod protein FlgG; this encodes MLRSMYSGISGMRGFQIKLDVIGNNVANVNTVGFKAGRVMFKDIMSQTLQGAGAPVDPFGGTNPQQIGLGSTISAIDTIMNNGAPQVTNRPLDFAIQGEGFFTVVNENDEVFYTRSGNFYFDETGNLVTADGWKVVDSAGAPIVLDDMSAVKSFSFDSKGILTVVDGEGGTTTFGPIGLAKFANPAGLEKVGGSMFRSSPNSGEAIIASPGDTATGTGVLLVGSLEMSNVDLTNEFTEMIVAQRGFQANSRTITTADEILQEIVNLKR
- a CDS encoding TIGR02530 family flagellar biosynthesis protein gives rise to the protein MSQDWLLRPLSLPITPKREIAPRTTGPGHTGGTSFQEELNKVLAKQQRVTFSGHALERLRLRNISLTQDDLNRLGNAIDKVAAKGGRESLVVYKDTAFVISVKNRTVITAVDSAHMNDHVFTKIDSAVFA
- a CDS encoding flagellar hook capping FlgD N-terminal domain-containing protein; amino-acid sequence: MANTVLIDNSHRYESRTEAAPKRELDRDAFLKILVTQLANQDPTQPLQDREFIAQMAQFSSLEQMNKVAIINQQVAQMSAMTLGAQLLGNVVTYYNAKGETVTGEVTAVRTVGGIVAVQVGQELVDLNAIETVKAK
- a CDS encoding flagellar hook-length control protein FliK, giving the protein MKLAIGNAAVTQSTGATGKTGTASGKSEARGGFGMLLQAAGLSKQTADKSSPDQDQLLTALAAMAGGLSPQLVLQQSELQAMDEGQGLALIGQAGERNVALLLKDLPLSNAELAQVLQKFGASSELLTVLNSQPNGNPIETLKSHSQLLAEFGSALTQMVHALSAQPQLLVQESQTTALFQSLMKSIQADSDQEGHTVSDSKSQTDSALLLKANSLFGKLQATISTHALQATDRTAFTSESIKPGGVVAAANLTAETSGATAELVKSGSEGQTQQTDSPAAGIVANQSHLQLPSRNLQLEPVVTMRADQFRSEFSETIIKRATLIEAPGRHEFRIILEPQGLGEVEVRIQAINKQISVQLIADSSASKGMLDAAITGLKLQLQAQGIQYDRIEVQTSSQNSTGLGSGMPDQRGSGQQAREQQQGEQSRQVPVDTFNLPDGETLPDGEHLTGESIDVTA
- a CDS encoding MotE family protein, giving the protein MEAEHRYSKMEWLFYIIILPLLFTALLSGIILQFLGFDVTGKIANAAREIPVVSSFLPEEEETVTGQPSADAEKQKRIQELQDKVTALESEKQQTESDLKKKDGEIARLKAKLAEFETKTDKTQKDPILAQAEVYADMKPSKAALVLSQLSVTEAKQLLSKMSSSAQAAILEQMEPAIAAKIMSR
- a CDS encoding flagellar export protein FliJ; amino-acid sequence: MTISLASLQKITTLKNRITQQATWEYAESKRKLDAEYNKLYTLADQHDAAKAELHQATEERISTQHLHSWIVYLNAQQRQMLQQAEVIAMQKVECEDKHEMLKGRFLDEQIWSKLQEKRSVEVRTHLEKQAQEALDEAAAALRSRKGR
- the fliI gene encoding flagellar protein export ATPase FliI — translated: MSGHVNLEKYLSRLSRTRTMKINGKVTKVIGLTIESRGPAATIGDVCQIESPGNEPMFAEVVGFRENNVLLMPFSDLGSIGPGHDVLATGSSLEIPVGPHLLGRILDGLGQPIDGKGPLDSPQTYTATRQPPNPLSRKRIDETLSVGVRCIDALLTVGRGQRVGLFAGSGVGKSTLLGMIARNTAADINVIALIGERGREVREFIEKDLGPEGLARSVVIVATSDQPPLVRIKGALVATAIAEYFRDQGQDVVLMMDSVTRFAMAQREVGLAVGEPPTTRGYTPSVFAMLPKLLERAGTGELGTITAFYTVLVDGDDMNEPIADAARGILDGHIVLSRQIANRGHFPAIDVLASVSRVMNDLVLPEHKRAAATVKKLSSIYKDSEDLINIGAYQRGNNMQIDKAILHHPAIQRFTAQDVHEHSDLDSARAALIEEFGGIEV
- a CDS encoding FliH/SctL family protein — protein: MSKLLKAQQTSLAQQAYQIQVEPVVFPRSENPGQAEFEQAILAAQQEANAILADAQATARKHVAHAEEEVSGMLERERERVQSLLQAEVEAAKEQGRQEGIALGMEQAQAECVEMLQAADEQYQSAVEERRRYFAQAEPMIVDLALEVAKKIMIRESSVDRSFVVEVVQAALDEMHDSGKVEVRVHPDDHAVVQQNRERLRKDVPGQAELLIIKDHSVEAGGCVVCTSFGNIDARIDTQLEEVRKALQEVAASLEP
- the fliG gene encoding flagellar motor switch protein FliG translates to MQQKLTGRQKAAVLLVSLGPEIASKVFKHLREDEIEQLTLEIANVRKIEYEQKEDVLDEFHSIAQAQEYISQGGIEYAKDVLEKALGSQKAIDIINRLTASLQVRPFDFARKTDPNQILNFIQNEHPQTIALVLSYLDAQQAAMILSALPQERQADIARRIAIMDRTSPEVINQVERVLENKLSQMTLHDFSTGGGIDAIVQVLNGVDRATEKTILESLELQDPELAEEIKKRMFVFEDIVSIDNRSIQRVIRDVDTNDLALALKVSSEEVQEVIFRNMSKRMVETFKQDMEFMGPVRLRDVEEAQQRIVGIIRRLEESGEIVIARGGGDDIIV